ACAAAAAGACCTTCGATAAACAGGAAGCCACCGCCTGAGCATCGCCCGCCTGATCGCCAATACCGATGGGCATACCTGTCGGTATTGGCACTTCTGTTATTGAAATGACATTTCATCGTCATTGGCTGGTCACCTCCGTTTTCTAAAGTACGCACCTTGTCCTTATCGTGATTGCGGAGCTTGCCGATGAATGCCTTGAGACCCGTCGGGTGGCGTGCCACCTGGCTCGTTATTCTTTTGTCTTTATTCCTGACCGCCTGTGGTGGTGACAGTAGCAGCCATTCCGGAGGCGACCCCACGCCGCCGGATAGCGGGAACGGCGATGATGGTGGTGACGGAGACGGTGGTGGGGATAACGGCGGTGATGGCGGTGGGGACACCAGTCAGAGCTTCACCGTGGCGGTGATCCCGGATACCCAGAAGTATTCCCGTTATTCGCCAGAGCGTTACATCGTCCAGACGCAGTGGATCGCGGACAATTACCAGGAATACAACATTCCTTTCACCTTGCATCTGGGGGATGTGGTGGACCTGCCCCGCGCGGATTCCGAATGGGCCGCGGCGATGGAGGCCATGCAGATTCTCGACGTCAATCCGGAAACGCCGTACAGCATTCTCGCTGGCAACCACGATGTGCTGAACAGCGGGCAGTGGGACGCGGACCGGGACCTGGCCGCCGAACCCTTCCCTCGGTACTTCTCCGCGGCACGCCAGGCCGGCAACTTCTCCACTTTCCAGGGTGCGGATGACACTGGCTTCAACAGCTATCACATCTTCGAAGCCGAAGGACGTGAGTATCTGGTGCTGGCTCTGGACTGGCGTGTGTCCGATCAGTCGCTGGAGTGGGCCCGTGGTGTGCTGGACGAGCATCCGGATGTCCCCACCATTCTGACCACGCACCAGTTGCTCAACATCGCCGGTGATGGCGAAACCGCTATTTTCACCGAGCATGGCGCCCGTTTGTGGGAGCAACTGATTCGCAGCCACGATCAGATTTTCCTGACTTTCAACGGTCACCACCACGGTGAAGCGATGATGGTGGGCAAGAACGACTACGGCCGTGATGTGGTCATGGTGGTGGTGGATTACCAATCCGGTTTCTGGGGCGGTAATGGCATGATGCAGCTGGTGACGTTCGACCTCACCAACGACGAACTGGATTTCATGTCCTACTCACCCTGGGTGGCGGCCATCGACGAAGCCAGCCGTCAGCCCCAGGACGAATTGTCGCGCTGGGAATTCAGCGTGCCGATGGACTTCGAGCAGCGCTTCGCCGACCTCAACCAGGGCGAGGGGATCGTGGCGCCGGGCAGCATCGAGGGCACCCAGGCCTACTGGATTCTGGATTCGGAGCACCAGATCACCGCCACCGACAACAGCGTCAAGTTCATGGATGCGTCCGGCAACGGCAACACCATGACACTGGTGTCCTATAACGATCCGCAAGGCGATCTCTCCAATTTCTTCCAGGTCACCACGGACGCTCCCGCGTTCGGCTACGCCACCGGCAGTGCCCGCTTCACGGGGCGCAACGAAATCGGCGGCTATTACCTGACCACCGACGGCCCGGGCCTGACCTTCGAGCAGAGCGCCGCCGGCCAGCCGGGCTTCCTGCCGCAGTACACCATCGAAGCCATCGTGCGTCTGCCGGAAGGCTGGACGCCCGAGAACAATCAGTGGTCCGGTATCCTCAATCACCAACCGGGCATCACCCAGGTGTGTAACTATCACTCCGTCTCCTGCTCAGGCAGCGACGCCTCCCTGGGCCTGAACGTCTCTTCCCTGAAAGAGTTCCAGTGGGTGAGCACCTCCCAGAACGGCAAGGGCCAGGACAACTGGTCCTGGGAAGTGAGCAACGAGTACTGGTATCACATCGCGCTGGTCAACGACGGAGAGCGGGTGCAGATGTACGTGGACGGCTCGCTGGTCATGCGCACCGGTGTCGATGAGCAACAGGGTCTGCTGGTGGAGCCGGGCCAGCCCTGGTCCATCGGCGTGAACAGCTGGCAGGGCAACCCCGGCAATCTGTTCGCCGGCGATATCGCCGAGATCCGTATTAACAACCGCGCCTTGGGACGGGACGAGTGGTTGTATAACCAGAGATAACCATAAAAGTAACTACCCTCATTTTCAGGGCGCCGGATGGCGCCCTTTTTTTGTGCGCCTGGCACGGGCGCACTTCTGATGCTGCGGGAAGGGGCGGAGCCAGAAGCCCCCGCAGCCCGAAACCTCTGGCTCCGACATTTCACTGGATTGGCGTAGTTTATGGAGCCGAAGGAAATAACGAATCCAATACCAATCGCTCTTCTCGGTCTGCGGGCTGTATTGACGCACTCGAATCGCTTGGCGAAATTGATCGGAAGTCTCGAGCGCCAGTTACTATCCGTGTGCACGGCTACACCGTGGAGTCTGTTCATATGTGCAGTGTCATGATCACTGGGAAAGGAAAAGGCCAAGCGATTGGGGGCAGGCAACGGATCGAGTTTGTAACTTATCGAGTTTTCTGGCCTTATTTGGCGATACTAAAAAAAGCAAGGTGATGGGCGCTGGCGCGTTGATTGTATATCCGAGGAGGCGTCCTAATGCCTGTTATGTTTTTTTGGGAGGGTTCTCATTGAATTTGGTATGGACTGGGTTTCAAGATTTCTTTGATCTTTGTAACCAGCTAAAGAAGAAGCCTGGGCTGTTCTATGTGATTGGAGAAAACCATCACTGTTACATTGGTTCGGTTGGTGGTCGAGGTGGCATGAAAGGCTTGGCCCAGCGATACCAGAAGCACTATGTTGATAGGTCTATGGCTATTTTTGGATCGAGCACGCCTCTAGGCCAGCCTGCTTTTGCTTCCGTCGTTACAGATCCTCGAATTCAAGTATCTGACATAGAACCGATAGAAAGGCAGATACAAGATGTGTTTATTGCGAAACGTGGCATAAGTAATGCGCTATTTACCCCAAGAGGAAGGGCGTCAAGTTATAAGATTATTCATACTGGCAATGTTCCCTCTTTCTTGTGAAAAAATAACAATTCGTGGCAGTTCGCGCCTGACTCGCTACGCTCGCCGCTGCACAGGGGCGTTGGGCGCCAAAATCGAAGAGGTGATAGACATATGACAAAGAAGGAACCCCGGCCTCCTATTGGAGTCGCGCATGTCGTTCTGGAAACTGACCGTATGGAAGAGTCCGCTCAATTCATGCGGACTATAGGAATGCGCCCGATCTTCGAAGGGTCACCGATTTCCGTTTATGAAATGCGGGGCGGCACTCACCTAATACTGATGTTGAAAGATGAGGTTGATGCGAAGGAAGCCTCGTTTGACCTGATGGTCGATGATCTGCATGCGTCCCATCGGAAATTCAAAGAACTGGGTCTAAATCCATCA
This sequence is a window from Alloalcanivorax dieselolei B5. Protein-coding genes within it:
- a CDS encoding LamG-like jellyroll fold domain-containing protein, translating into MNALRPVGWRATWLVILLSLFLTACGGDSSSHSGGDPTPPDSGNGDDGGDGDGGGDNGGDGGGDTSQSFTVAVIPDTQKYSRYSPERYIVQTQWIADNYQEYNIPFTLHLGDVVDLPRADSEWAAAMEAMQILDVNPETPYSILAGNHDVLNSGQWDADRDLAAEPFPRYFSAARQAGNFSTFQGADDTGFNSYHIFEAEGREYLVLALDWRVSDQSLEWARGVLDEHPDVPTILTTHQLLNIAGDGETAIFTEHGARLWEQLIRSHDQIFLTFNGHHHGEAMMVGKNDYGRDVVMVVVDYQSGFWGGNGMMQLVTFDLTNDELDFMSYSPWVAAIDEASRQPQDELSRWEFSVPMDFEQRFADLNQGEGIVAPGSIEGTQAYWILDSEHQITATDNSVKFMDASGNGNTMTLVSYNDPQGDLSNFFQVTTDAPAFGYATGSARFTGRNEIGGYYLTTDGPGLTFEQSAAGQPGFLPQYTIEAIVRLPEGWTPENNQWSGILNHQPGITQVCNYHSVSCSGSDASLGLNVSSLKEFQWVSTSQNGKGQDNWSWEVSNEYWYHIALVNDGERVQMYVDGSLVMRTGVDEQQGLLVEPGQPWSIGVNSWQGNPGNLFAGDIAEIRINNRALGRDEWLYNQR
- a CDS encoding phage integrase N-terminal SAM-like domain-containing protein, yielding MALETSDQFRQAIRVRQYSPQTEKSDWYWIRYFLRLHKLRQSSEMSEPEVSGCGGFWLRPFPQHQKCARARRTKKGRHPAP
- a CDS encoding VOC family protein; the protein is MTKKEPRPPIGVAHVVLETDRMEESAQFMRTIGMRPIFEGSPISVYEMRGGTHLILMLKDEVDAKEASFDLMVDDLHASHRKFKELGLNPSRIEARPKIDHEMFTVREPAGHVITIFSSHASDNPI